Proteins co-encoded in one Acidimicrobiales bacterium genomic window:
- a CDS encoding NADH-quinone oxidoreductase subunit N: MRLFQIADPVETPEVIWAGLAPVIALAVGAVLLIMFRSIVKRMPADFDVAATTAIGPVTVLAMWIVGGLVGNDVPLAGVRDDIGEPLFYLGLIAVLVLSSAFVRSLDIGFDAAFTVGVALVSFVSSVELWTDSFRVAGQPIAAFGAQYGVDGFALVVGGVIALSVALTALLLDNYLRREGIDGVEMYVLLMLSAAGGLLMAGANDLIVLFLGLETLSIAVYVMAAMHSRRSESLEAGLKYFVLGAFSSAFLLYGIALVYGATGSLNLVEIRSYLDAVVITNNAMLLAGFALMLVGFGFKVAAVPFHAWTPDVYQGAPTPVVAFMASAVKAAGFAALLRVFYLTFLDYRADWQPAIYALAVATLVVGSVLAVVQRDAKRMLAYSSISHAGFILVGVQAATDRGVAAVVFYAAAYAFMAIGSFGVLSIVSGRGDRGTSLDDLNGLGRSNPMLAFALTLFLLGQAGVPLTTGFVAKFEVIGAAVDARSFWLAVVAMITAVISAFLYLRIVLSMYLGADADDDREPIVVHPTAAFAVGVALALTIGFGLVPGPIDTLANDAILALAG; this comes from the coding sequence GTGAGGCTGTTCCAGATCGCTGACCCCGTCGAGACCCCCGAGGTCATCTGGGCCGGCCTCGCCCCGGTGATCGCGCTGGCCGTCGGTGCGGTTCTACTCATCATGTTCCGCTCGATCGTGAAGCGGATGCCGGCCGATTTCGATGTGGCCGCCACTACGGCGATCGGTCCGGTGACGGTGCTCGCCATGTGGATCGTCGGTGGACTCGTGGGCAACGACGTGCCCCTCGCCGGCGTGCGCGACGACATCGGGGAGCCGCTGTTCTACCTGGGCCTGATCGCCGTCCTCGTGCTGTCGTCCGCCTTCGTGCGGTCACTCGACATCGGTTTCGACGCCGCCTTCACCGTCGGCGTCGCGCTCGTGTCGTTCGTGTCGTCGGTCGAGCTGTGGACCGACTCGTTCCGGGTCGCCGGTCAGCCCATCGCGGCGTTCGGTGCCCAGTACGGGGTCGACGGATTCGCGCTCGTCGTCGGTGGCGTGATCGCGTTGTCCGTGGCGCTCACTGCGCTGCTTCTCGACAACTATCTGCGTCGAGAGGGCATCGACGGCGTGGAGATGTACGTCCTGTTGATGTTGTCGGCCGCCGGTGGTCTGCTCATGGCCGGTGCCAACGACCTGATCGTGCTGTTCCTCGGTCTGGAGACCCTGTCGATCGCCGTCTACGTGATGGCCGCCATGCACAGTCGCCGGTCAGAGTCGCTGGAGGCCGGTCTCAAGTACTTCGTCCTCGGCGCCTTCTCTTCGGCCTTCCTGCTCTACGGCATCGCGCTCGTCTACGGTGCAACCGGCTCGCTGAACCTCGTGGAGATCCGCAGCTATCTCGACGCGGTGGTCATCACCAACAACGCGATGCTGCTGGCCGGCTTCGCGCTGATGCTCGTCGGGTTCGGGTTCAAGGTGGCGGCGGTGCCGTTCCACGCGTGGACGCCCGACGTCTACCAGGGCGCGCCCACGCCGGTGGTCGCGTTCATGGCCTCGGCCGTGAAGGCTGCCGGTTTCGCCGCCCTCCTGCGTGTCTTCTACCTCACATTCCTCGACTATCGCGCCGACTGGCAGCCGGCCATCTACGCGCTCGCCGTCGCCACGCTGGTCGTCGGCTCGGTGCTCGCCGTGGTCCAGCGCGACGCGAAGCGCATGCTCGCGTACTCGTCGATCTCCCACGCCGGCTTCATCCTCGTCGGCGTGCAGGCCGCCACCGATCGTGGTGTCGCCGCGGTCGTCTTCTACGCGGCGGCCTACGCGTTCATGGCCATCGGTTCGTTCGGCGTGCTGTCGATCGTGTCCGGCCGCGGCGATCGCGGTACGAGCCTCGACGATCTCAACGGTCTCGGTCGCAGCAACCCGATGCTCGCGTTCGCGCTCACGCTCTTCCTGCTCGGTCAGGCCGGCGTGCCGCTCACGACCGGGTTCGTCGCCAAGTTCGAGGTGATCGGCGCGGCCGTGGACGCTCGTTCCTTCTGGCTGGCGGTGGTGGCCATGATCACCGCGGTCATCTCGGCCTTCCTCTACCTGCGGATCGTGCTGTCGATGTATCTCGGCGCCGATGCCGACGACGATCGGGAGCCGATCGTCGTGCATCCGACCGCCGCATTCGCGGTGGGCGTGGCGCTGGCCCTCACGATCGGTTTCGGTCTCGTTCCCGGGCCCATCGACACGCTCGCGAACGACGCGATCCTCGCGTTGGCCGGCTGA